From the Scophthalmus maximus strain ysfricsl-2021 chromosome 11, ASM2237912v1, whole genome shotgun sequence genome, one window contains:
- the LOC118299089 gene encoding protein FAM181B, with protein sequence MAVQTAIMNPQFMNFCFPGSVMEYDVEKSLDGSLLGEAENDEDYKETTRDLLSFIDTASSNIKLALDKPVKSKRKVNHRKYLQKQIKRCTGIITPGNGAEAPVKRQGSPMAQPSPLQNKTLPKRDGLQANLQSKSLAALFSPVKEVRGEKAKKPPLRHRNLPPSFFTEPANCSKVSSTSGMSLKDLERGNPEAAEFFELLGPDYSNMVSDQDLYQSVPLRVQPELGGLDPASYDTHHLVGGLLYSEPWTSCSGPSKKPGDSLRTGPAQPPVYCQSEAAAGPVEDNALCTLAFPNFFTDCSLPQVTYDLGGGYNRANYSSL encoded by the coding sequence ATGGCTGTTCAGACTGCAATCATGAACCCTCAGTTCATGAATTTCTGCTTCCCTGGCTCTGTGATGGAGTACGATGTGGAGAAAAGTCTGGACGGGAGTCTCCTGGGGGAGGCAGAAAATGACGAAGACTACAAAGAGACCACCAGGGACCTGCTGAGCTTCATAGACACGGCCTCCAGCAATATCAAGCTGGCCCTGGACAAGCCGGTGAAATCCAAACGGAAAGTCAACCACCGGAAGTATCTGCAGAAGCAGATCAAGAGGTGCACCGGCATCATAACACCAGGAAACGGCGCCGAGGCCCCAGTCAAAAGACAGGGGTCCCCCATGGCCCAGCCCAGCCCTTTGCAGAACAAGACTCTTCCTAAGCGCGATGGGCTCCAGGCCAACTTGCAGAGCAAGAGCTTGGCAGCCCTCTTCAGCCCCGTGAAGGAAGTCAGGGGTGAAAAAGCCAAGAAGCCACCGCTGAGGCACCGCAACCTGCCCCCCTCTTTCTTTACCGAGCCGGCCAACTGCTCCAAAGTCAGCTCCACCTCTGGGATGTCGCTGAAGGACTTGGAACGGGGAAATCCCGAGGCCGCGGAGTTCTTCGAGCTCCTGGGGCCTGACTACAGCAACATGGTCAGTGACCAGGACCTTTATCAGAGCGTGCCCCTCCGTGTGCAGCCGGAGCTGGGCGGCCTGGATCCCGCTTCCTACGACACTCACCATTTAGTCGGTGGCCTCCTCTACTCCGAGCCCTGGACTAGCTGCTCTGGACCCTCTAAGAAACCGGGGGACAGCCTGCGGACGGGCCCGGCCCAGCCTCCCGTCTACTGTCAGTCCGAGGCTGCTGCCGGGCCCGTGGAGGACAACGCACTGTGCACTTTGGCTTTCCCGAACTTCTTCACGGACTGCTCCCTACCTCAGGTCACTTATGATTTAGGCGGTGGTTATAACAGAGCTAATTATTCATCTCTATGA